The following are from one region of the Quercus robur chromosome 1, dhQueRobu3.1, whole genome shotgun sequence genome:
- the LOC126717205 gene encoding uncharacterized protein LOC126717205, with amino-acid sequence MSSSYLRSTIQQNLTPLSLRTLCKSLAILVLVLLLFCTYSFNPPNYPPSDLLSTINKKWPTSSPIISTTNSIKTNISHILFGICGSMKAWKHRKSYIEAWWRPNVTRGYLFLDRPPTEEFQPWPSTSPPFRVSEDLTKLKVFPKILWPIQVRLLRTIMEALRQGDKDLRWYVKGDDDTVVMVDNLVEVLAKYDHTKPYYIGSNSEGVKSNFDFSFDMAFGGGGYALSYPLAEALATKLDDCIERYSYINSEDFWLHSCLADLGVALTHDKGFHQIDLHNDISGLLSAHPQTPFLSLHHIDTIDPIFPSMDRSESINRLMMAAKIDQSRLLQQTICYHRQSNWSVSISWGYSAYIYENIIPRSILWRPLETFSPWKRNSRPPLYMFNTRWPSNNPCEAPHLLFFDSIEHIEGDQIVTTYVRAWPRGLPTCSFAGNHSADPITKIKVFSPASTRMEAGGRDCCDIVYRVGANVTEVTYRACMKYEVIA; translated from the exons ATGTCTTCTTCCTACTTGAGGAGCACCATTCAACAAAATCTCACCCCTTTATCTCTTAGAACTCTATGCAAGTCTCTAGCTATTTTAGTCCTAGTCTTGCTTTTGTTCTGCACTTACTCGTTTAACCCTCCTAATTACCCACCTTCAGACCTCTTATcaaccataaataaaaaatggccAACCTCAAGCCCCATTATTAGTACTACTAATTCTATTAAAACCAATATTAGTCACATTCTTTTTGGCATATGTGGTTCAATGAAAGCATGGAAGCACAGAAAATCATACATTGAAGCATGGTGGAGACCAAATGTGACTAGGGGATATCTTTTCCTAGATAGACCTCCTACTGAAGAGTTCCAACCTTGGCCTTCAACTTCGCCTCCTTTTCGCGTTAGCGAAGATCTCACAAAATTGAAAGTGTTTCCAAAAATATTGTGGCCGATTCAAGTCAGACTTTTACGTACAATCATGGAAGCACTTAGACAAGGAGACAAAGATTTGAGATGGTATGTAAAGGGTGATGATGATACTGTAGTTATGGTAGATAATTTAGTTGAGGTACTAGCAAAATATGACCATACTAAACCCTACTATATTGGGTCCAATTCAGAGGGTGTCAAGTCaaactttgatttctcatttgATATGGCATTTGGTGGAGGAGGGTATGCTTTAAGTTACCCTCTAGCAGAAGCATTGGCAACAAAGTTAGACGACTGTATAGAGAGATATTCATACATTAATAGCGAGGATTTTTGGTTACACTCATGTTTAGCTGATTTAGGAGTTGCTCTAACTCACGACAAAGGGTTTCACCAG ATTGATCTACACAATGATATCTCAGGTCTTCTATCGGCTCACCCTCAGACTCCTTTCCTCTCTCTACACCACATTGACACCATAGATCCAATCTTCCCCTCCATGGACCGTTCTGAATCCATAAACCGCCTCATGATGGCCGCGAAAATAGACCAATCCCGCCTCCTTCAACAAACCATATGCTATCACAGGCAAAGCAACTGGTCTGTCTCTATCTCATGGGGCTACTCAGcttatatttatgaaaatataatcCCTCGGAGCATTTTATGGAGACCCCTTGAGACATTTAGCCCATGGAAGAGAAATTCAAGGCCACCACTCTACATGTTCAACACTAGGTGGCCTTCCAACAATCCTTGTGAAGCTCCTCACTTGCTTTTCTTTGATTCTATAGAGCATATAGAAGGAGAccaaattgttacaacgtatgTTAGAGCATGGCCTCGTGGTTTACCAACTTGTTCATTTGCTGGTAATCATTCTGCTGATCCCATAACTAAAATTAAAGTGTTTTCACCAGCATCAACACGCATGGAG GCAGGAGGAAGAGACTGTTGTGACATTGTATATAGGGTTGGAGCAAATGTAACGGAAGTCACATATAGGGCTTGCATGAAGTATGAAGTAATAGCATGA
- the LOC126722399 gene encoding uncharacterized protein LOC126722399, which translates to MSSSISSNLRSTSQQNLTPLSLRTLCKSQAILVLVLFLFCTYLFNPPNYQPSDLLSTINQKWPTSIPIISTNNSTKTNISHILFGICGSMKTWKHRKSYIEAWWRPNVTRGYLFLDRPPTEEFQPWPSTSPPFHVSEDLTKLKVFPKILWPIQFRLLRAIMEALRQGDKDLRWYVKGDDDTVVMVDNLVEVLAKYDHTKPYYIGSNSEGVKSNFDFSFDMAFGGGGYALSYPLAEALATKLDDCIERYSYISSEDFWLHSCLADLGVALTHDKGFHQIDLHNDISGLLSAHPQTPFVSLHHIDSIDPIFPSMNRSESINRLMKAAKVDQSRLLQQTICYHRQSNWSLSISWGYSAYIYENIIPRSILWRPLETFRPWHNSRRPFYMFNTRWPSNNPCEAPHLFFFDSIEHIEGDQIVTTYVRTSPRGLPACSSTGNHSADPITRIKVFSPASTRLEAGGRDCCDIVYRAGANVTEVTYRACMKYEVIA; encoded by the exons ATgtcttcttcaatttcttccaACTTGAGAAGCACCAGTCAACAAAATCTCACCCCTTTATCTCTTAGAACTCTATGCAAGTCTCAAGCTATTTTAGTCCTAGTCTTGTTTTTGTTCTGCACTTACTTGTTTAACCCTCCTAATTACCAACCTTCAGACCTCTTATCAACCATAAATCAAAAATGGCCAACCTCAATCCCCATTATTAGTACTAATAATTCTACTAAAACCAATATTAGTCACATTCTTTTTGGCATATGTGGTTCAATGAAAACATGGAAGCACAGAAAATCATACATTGAAGCATGGTGGAGACCAAATGTGACAAGGGGATATCTTTTCCTAGATAGACCTCCTACTGAAGAGTTCCAACCATGGCCTTCAACTTCGCCTCCTTTTCACGTCAGCGAAGATCTCACAAAATTGAAAGTGTTTCCAAAAATATTGTGGCCGATTCAATTCAGACTTTTACGTGCAATCATGGAAGCACTTAGACAAGGAGACAAAGATTTGAGATGGTATGTAAAGGGTGATGATGATACTGTAGTTATGGTAGATAATTTAGTGGAGGTACTAGCAAAATATGACCATACTAAACCCTACTATATTGGGTCCAATTCAGAGGGTGTCAAGTCaaactttgatttctcatttgATATGGCATTTGGTGGAGGAGGGTATGCTTTGAGTTACCCTCTAGCAGAAGCATTGGCAACAAAGTTAGACGATTGTATAGAGAGATATTCATACATTAGTAGCGAGGATTTTTGGCTACACTCATGTTTAGCTGATTTAGGAGTTGCTCTAACTCACGACAAAGGGTTTCACCAG ATCGATCTACACAATGACATTTCGGGCCTTCTATCAGCTCACCCTCAGACTCCTTTTGTCTCCCTCCACCACATTGATAGCATAGACCCAATCTTCCCTTCCATGAACCGTTCTGAATCCATAAACCGCCTCATGAAAGCCGCAAAAGTAGACCAATCCCGCCTTCTTCAACAAACAATATGCTACCACAGGCAAAGCAACTggtctctctctatctcatgGGGCTACTCAGcttatatttatgaaaatataatcCCTCGGAGCATTTTATGGAGACCCCTTGAGACTTTTAGGCCATGGCATAATTCAAGGCGACCATTCTACATGTTCAACACTAGGTGGCCTTCCAATAATCCTTGTGAAGCTCCTCACTTGTTTTTCTTTGACTCTATAGAGCATATAGAAGGAGACCAAATTGTTACGACATATGTTAGAACATCTCCTCGTGGTTTACCAGCTTGTTCATCAACTGGTAATCATTCTGCTGATCCCATAACTAGAATTAAAGTGTTTTCACCAGCATCAACTCGCTTGGAG GCAGGAGGAAGAGACTGTTGTGACATTGTATATAGGGCTGGAGCAAATGTAACAGAAGTCACATATAGGGCTTGCATGAAGTATGAAGTAATTGCTTGA